Proteins encoded within one genomic window of Oncorhynchus gorbuscha isolate QuinsamMale2020 ecotype Even-year unplaced genomic scaffold, OgorEven_v1.0 Un_scaffold_4457, whole genome shotgun sequence:
- the LOC124028577 gene encoding hatching enzyme 1.2-like: MEQSPSLTLLLLLLLGLSQANPLMEDGSGPEILTDNPEAVDITERILTTNNGSSQFLLEGDMVAPTTRNAMICYSAGCFWKKGSNGLVEVPYTVSSSFSSSDKQGIENALRAFTSQTCIRFVPRQNQVDFISYEPRDGCWSSLGRVGGQQTVSLQMNGCVYFGIIQHETLHALGFQHEQTRSDRDQYVKINWSNIDSNNAYNFDKQNTNNLNSPYDYSSVMHYGKTAFSVNGMDTITPIPNPNVPIGQRQGLSTTDILRINRLYGC, from the exons ATGGAGCAAAGcccctctctcaccctgctgctgctgctgctgctgggcctCTCTCAGGCCAACCCTCTCATGGAGGATGGAAGTGGACCAGAGATCCTAACAGACAACCCTGAGGCTGTAGACATCACTGAGAGAATTCTGACCACTAATAACGGCTCCAGTCAGTTCCTGTTGGAGGGGGACATGGTGGCACCAACAACCAGAAACGCCATGATTTGCTATAG TGCCGGGTGCTTCTGGAAAAAAGGCTCCAACGGACTGGTTGAAGTGCCCTACACAGTGAGCAGTAGCTTCAGTTCCTCTGACAAGCAGGGCATTGAAAACGCCCTCCGGGCCTTCACTTCCCAGACCTGCATTCGCTTCGTGCCTCGGCAGAATCAGGTTGACTTCATCAGCTACGAGCCCAGAGACGGGTGCTGGTCCTCTCTTGGGAGAGTGGGAGGCCAACAGACGGTCTCTCTCCAAATGAACGGGTGTGTTTACTTCGGCATCATTCAGCACGAGACTCTCCACGCTCTGGGCTTCCAACACGAACAAACCAGAAGCGACCGTGACCAGTACGTCAAGATCAACTGGAGTAACATCGACTCTAACAATGCCTATAACTTCGATAAACAAAACACCAACAACCTGAACAGTCCCTatgactacagctctgtcatgCACTATGGAAAAACAGCCTTCTCTGTCAACGGGATGGACACCATCACCCCCATCCCCAACCCCAACGTGCCCATCGGCCAGAGACAGGGGTTGTCCACCACAGACATCCTGAGGATCAACAGACTCTACGGCTGCTGA